In Pedobacter sp. SL55, the following proteins share a genomic window:
- a CDS encoding queuosine precursor transporter: MTFKTKESRLLLILGAFFVANTLMSEFIGVKIFSVEGVLGIKKFDINLFGVPNLSYNMSAGVLTWPIVFIMTDIINEYFGVKQVRFLSILTSILIGFAFFVVWMAIKLEPADFWLTQEVNGQQLSMPRAFDAIFGQGMWIIVGSITAFLLGQMVDVLIFHRIKKFTGEKALWLRATGSTLVSQLIDSFVVIFIAFYLNPAYHWSWQMVAAIGLVGYTYKFVVALLMTPILYVVHAVIDKYLGKDLAHRMIKMAARG; this comes from the coding sequence ATGACTTTTAAAACCAAAGAAAGCAGGTTGCTATTAATTTTAGGTGCATTTTTCGTTGCAAATACCTTAATGTCTGAGTTTATTGGTGTAAAGATTTTTTCGGTAGAAGGGGTGTTGGGTATTAAAAAGTTCGACATCAATTTGTTTGGAGTTCCTAATTTGTCTTATAATATGTCTGCCGGAGTTTTAACGTGGCCTATTGTTTTTATCATGACAGATATCATTAACGAGTATTTTGGGGTAAAACAAGTGCGCTTTCTTTCTATCTTAACTTCTATTTTAATTGGCTTTGCTTTTTTTGTGGTGTGGATGGCCATTAAACTTGAACCTGCCGATTTTTGGTTGACCCAAGAAGTAAACGGACAGCAATTAAGTATGCCTAGGGCTTTCGATGCTATATTTGGCCAAGGTATGTGGATTATTGTAGGTTCTATCACAGCCTTTTTATTAGGGCAAATGGTAGATGTATTGATCTTCCATAGAATTAAAAAGTTTACTGGCGAAAAAGCACTTTGGTTAAGAGCTACAGGTTCAACGTTGGTGTCGCAATTGATTGATAGCTTTGTAGTTATTTTTATTGCCTTCTATCTAAATCCTGCTTATCACTGGAGCTGGCAAATGGTGGCCGCTATTGGTTTGGTTGGCTACACTTATAAGTTTGTAGTTGCCTTACTGATGACACCTATTCTTTACGTGGTACATGCTGTTATCGATAAATATCTAGGAAAAGATCTAGCGCACAGAATGATCAAGATGGCCGCAAGGGGATAG
- a CDS encoding DUF421 domain-containing protein, with amino-acid sequence MANYFEKILIGDEDWNFIPEIMLRTLLMYLVVLIGLRILGKRGIKQLSIFELVVIISLGSAAGDPMFYREVGIVSAIAVFSVVILAYKITSYFVSKSKKVETLLEGSCTCVIENGRFAIENFKKEGLAQDEFFAELRLKSISHLGQVKLAILETSGSISLFFYPDAHVKNGLPILPALFADQKQEIKYKDYYSCAFCGITELLEPTVKAICKCCKKDKWVKSINTVRIS; translated from the coding sequence ATGGCAAACTACTTCGAAAAAATACTAATTGGCGATGAAGATTGGAACTTCATTCCCGAAATTATGTTGCGTACGCTGTTGATGTATTTGGTGGTACTAATTGGTTTACGGATACTGGGTAAACGGGGCATTAAGCAACTCTCCATTTTCGAATTGGTAGTAATTATCAGTTTGGGCTCGGCAGCTGGAGATCCCATGTTTTATAGAGAAGTAGGTATCGTATCGGCTATTGCTGTTTTCTCGGTGGTTATTCTTGCTTATAAGATTACGTCTTATTTTGTAAGTAAAAGTAAAAAAGTAGAAACTCTTTTAGAAGGAAGCTGTACCTGCGTAATTGAAAACGGTCGTTTTGCAATCGAAAATTTTAAGAAAGAAGGACTTGCACAAGATGAATTTTTTGCAGAATTAAGATTAAAAAGCATTTCGCATTTAGGGCAAGTTAAACTCGCTATTTTAGAAACTAGTGGCAGTATTAGTTTGTTTTTCTATCCAGATGCACATGTAAAAAATGGGTTACCTATTTTACCAGCTTTGTTTGCCGATCAAAAACAAGAAATTAAATATAAAGACTACTACTCATGTGCTTTTTGCGGTATAACCGAATTGCTAGAACCAACGGTAAAGGCGATTTGTAAATGTTGCAAGAAAGATAAATGGGTTAAATCTATCAATACCGTAAGAATAAGCTGA
- a CDS encoding methionine aminotransferase: MININSKLPTVGTTIFTVMSKLAADHQAINLSQGFPDYGTDEKLVAAINQAMKDGFNQYAPMAGYLPLREHIAEKTEQFYNAKYNPETEITITAGGTQAIFTAINTFITAGDEVIIFEPAYDCYAPAIKLLGGLVKPFELQAPNYKIDWEMVKKLFTANTKMIIINSPHNPTGSILRKEDIDALIKLTKDTDIIILSDEVYEHIIFDGEQHQSLALYPELAQRSFIVASFGKLLHTTGWKIGYRLAPAKLMAEFRKVHQFNVFSVNTPMQVGIANYLKSSNIYQEIPVFFQQKRDFFQQLLKETKFELLPCKGAYFQCVSYRHISDEKDTDFAQKLVTDFGVATIPLSAFYTKNVDHKVLRFCFAKENSTLEKAVEKLKKL, encoded by the coding sequence ATGATAAACATAAACTCTAAACTACCTACTGTAGGCACTACCATTTTTACGGTAATGTCTAAACTCGCCGCAGATCATCAAGCTATTAATTTATCGCAGGGCTTTCCAGACTACGGAACGGACGAAAAGCTAGTAGCCGCAATTAACCAAGCCATGAAAGATGGGTTTAACCAATATGCGCCAATGGCTGGTTACCTACCTTTGAGGGAACATATTGCCGAAAAAACTGAGCAGTTCTATAATGCTAAATACAACCCGGAAACAGAAATTACCATCACAGCTGGCGGTACACAGGCAATTTTTACAGCCATCAATACTTTTATTACCGCTGGCGATGAAGTTATTATTTTCGAACCAGCTTATGATTGCTATGCACCTGCCATTAAGTTATTAGGCGGATTGGTAAAGCCTTTCGAATTACAAGCCCCAAATTATAAAATTGATTGGGAAATGGTAAAAAAGCTGTTTACCGCTAATACCAAAATGATCATCATCAACTCTCCGCATAACCCAACGGGTAGTATTTTGAGAAAAGAAGACATTGATGCGCTGATTAAATTAACCAAAGACACTGATATTATTATTTTAAGCGATGAAGTTTACGAGCATATCATTTTTGATGGCGAGCAACATCAAAGTTTGGCCTTATATCCAGAATTGGCACAAAGAAGTTTTATTGTAGCCTCGTTTGGTAAGCTTTTACATACTACCGGATGGAAAATAGGTTATCGCCTTGCTCCTGCTAAATTAATGGCAGAATTTAGGAAGGTACACCAATTTAATGTTTTTAGCGTTAATACTCCTATGCAAGTAGGCATCGCTAATTATTTAAAATCGAGTAACATCTATCAAGAAATACCTGTCTTTTTTCAGCAGAAGAGAGACTTTTTTCAGCAACTGCTAAAAGAAACCAAGTTTGAACTACTACCTTGTAAGGGAGCTTACTTTCAGTGCGTAAGCTATAGGCATATCAGCGATGAAAAAGACACTGATTTTGCTCAAAAGCTGGTTACAGATTTTGGCGTAGCCACTATTCCCTTATCGGCATTTTACACTAAAAATGTAGATCATAAAGTACTACGTTTCTGCTTTGCCAAAGAAAACAGTACACTGGAAAAAGCAGTAGAAAAATTAAAAAAATTATAG
- a CDS encoding nitrilase family protein: MEPHYLNIQNLKVTIFQAYLFWENIEKNLQNIGLRLQGGVREKTDLIVLPEMFNTGFTMKSAELAEEMDGKTMQWIKKTAASYDCVVTGSLMIKENGNYYNRMVWVKPDGEYQYYDKHHLFGLGDEDKHFSPGKEPVIVELKGWKIRLAICYDLRFPVWLRNKNAAYDILLLVASWPDKRSSHWRTLIHARAIENQSYVIGVNRVGHDGNQIYHSGHSMCIDPLGNTVYYKPEDEDLYTFSINYTELEKIRRQFPFLKDSDDFEIN; this comes from the coding sequence ATGGAACCACATTACCTCAACATCCAAAACCTAAAAGTTACTATTTTTCAGGCCTATCTATTTTGGGAAAACATAGAGAAGAATTTACAAAATATAGGATTACGACTGCAAGGTGGTGTTCGTGAAAAAACTGATTTAATTGTATTGCCAGAAATGTTTAACACTGGTTTTACTATGAAATCAGCGGAATTGGCCGAAGAAATGGACGGTAAGACCATGCAATGGATCAAAAAAACTGCTGCTAGCTACGATTGTGTAGTTACTGGCAGCCTAATGATTAAAGAAAACGGCAATTATTACAACCGTATGGTTTGGGTAAAACCAGATGGCGAGTATCAATATTACGATAAACATCATTTGTTTGGTTTAGGCGACGAAGACAAGCACTTCTCTCCAGGAAAAGAGCCAGTTATTGTAGAACTAAAAGGATGGAAAATTAGATTAGCCATTTGCTACGACCTGCGTTTTCCAGTATGGTTGCGTAATAAAAATGCAGCGTATGATATTTTGTTGTTGGTGGCAAGCTGGCCCGATAAACGTTCTTCGCATTGGCGAACATTAATTCATGCCAGAGCCATAGAAAACCAAAGCTATGTAATTGGCGTAAACCGCGTTGGGCACGATGGCAACCAAATTTACCACAGCGGGCATTCGATGTGTATTGATCCTTTAGGCAATACTGTTTATTATAAACCAGAAGACGAAGACCTATACACTTTCAGCATCAACTATACCGAGTTAGAAAAAATTAGAAGACAATTTCCTTTTTTGAAAGATTCTGACGATTTTGAGATCAACTAA
- a CDS encoding multidrug effflux MFS transporter: MANSKSFRLILILGCLAALAPFSIDMYLPGFKAIAKDLGTDVPNVSLSLATFFIGISAGQLLYGPLLDKFGRKKPLYFGLSLFILSSVSCLFVTSIDQLIVLRFVQAIGCCSASVAAIAMVRDLFTLEESPKVFASLMLVIAVSPMLAPTAGGYLITALGWQSVFVFLGLMAVLMLLASMWGLPESYKPDPSYSLKPKPILGNFITVLKEPSFYTYALVSAITFSGLFAYVSSSPVVFMDLYEVSETGYGWIFALLSVFFIGFSQVNSFILRWFSSNKIVFWALLAQAIFSVLFLLAASYNLLNLYSTIAFIALFLGCLGFINPNASALSLAPFKKNAGSASALMGALQMGLGALASAAISMFASDVVWPMPAVMTTAALTALVCLLLGSRKIKALNDNQ; encoded by the coding sequence ATGGCAAATTCTAAATCTTTTCGTTTAATACTAATTCTAGGGTGCTTAGCGGCTTTGGCTCCTTTTTCTATAGATATGTATTTGCCAGGATTTAAAGCTATAGCTAAAGATTTAGGCACAGATGTACCAAACGTTTCACTTTCGTTGGCTACCTTTTTTATCGGTATTTCTGCTGGTCAATTACTTTACGGACCATTACTAGATAAATTCGGGAGGAAAAAGCCACTATACTTCGGTCTATCATTATTTATTTTATCATCGGTAAGCTGTTTATTTGTTACTTCCATAGATCAATTAATTGTTTTAAGATTTGTACAGGCTATAGGCTGCTGTTCGGCTTCGGTTGCGGCCATTGCTATGGTTAGAGATTTATTTACCCTTGAAGAAAGCCCGAAAGTTTTTGCCTCGCTAATGTTGGTTATTGCCGTTTCTCCAATGTTAGCACCTACCGCTGGCGGCTATTTAATTACCGCATTGGGCTGGCAATCGGTGTTTGTATTTTTAGGCTTAATGGCAGTTTTAATGTTATTAGCCAGTATGTGGGGATTACCAGAGAGCTACAAGCCAGATCCAAGTTACTCTTTAAAGCCGAAGCCTATTTTAGGCAACTTTATAACTGTTTTAAAAGAACCAAGTTTCTACACTTACGCTTTGGTAAGCGCTATTACTTTTAGTGGTTTGTTTGCCTATGTATCCTCATCGCCAGTAGTATTTATGGATTTATATGAAGTAAGCGAAACAGGTTATGGGTGGATATTCGCTTTACTATCTGTATTTTTTATAGGATTTAGTCAGGTAAATAGTTTTATTTTGAGGTGGTTCAGTAGTAATAAAATAGTTTTCTGGGCATTATTGGCACAAGCTATATTTAGTGTTTTATTTTTATTGGCCGCTAGCTACAATCTGTTAAATCTGTACAGCACCATCGCTTTTATCGCACTGTTTTTAGGTTGTCTAGGTTTCATCAACCCAAATGCTTCGGCACTTTCCTTAGCTCCCTTTAAAAAGAACGCTGGTAGCGCATCGGCCTTAATGGGAGCTTTGCAAATGGGATTAGGTGCCCTTGCTTCTGCTGCCATTAGTATGTTTGCTTCAGACGTGGTTTGGCCAATGCCAGCTGTAATGACTACCGCTGCCTTAACTGCGTTGGTTTGTTTGCTTTTGGGAAGCAGAAAAATTAAAGCACTTAACGATAATCAGTAA